One window from the genome of Epinephelus moara isolate mb chromosome 21, YSFRI_EMoa_1.0, whole genome shotgun sequence encodes:
- the pold3 gene encoding DNA polymerase delta subunit 3, with protein sequence MDELYLDNIDEYVNDQDKIVTYKWLSLTLGVHVNTAKQMLYHYLDHKRKESSAQLHATYLVSGKFVDNGQMSHKVSVVKEDQLEDFKSKMSLIVSVHVYSVQKALLKDSGPLYSVDYDAVKDNLKNCTKYSAIRCATAVPMSSLELQQAREIQRAPVPEPENKKSGMNGDAHHASKPPTKQQKGIMGMFGNKAAPKNQGSSKDVKSEQTEEAPVVEASKSKPAAKANPMMNFFGSQAAKKPDKTVKQEETAPSSSSAQQQRQSSPPERKQAAAAVEPPTDTKKDSRSKTKRIEDSDSEDEKMDKKKRRRIKRPEPDSSDEDVIPDSPQQMETREPTPSPKKEVESVSQSHQGNSEVKTRKRRRVLKSRTFLDDEGCIVTEKGYESESYSETEDDFQATKQAPKDPVAAKPPASTKQDEKRSQKKASANANKGSKQASIMGFFQKK encoded by the exons ATGGACGAGCTTTATTTGGATAACATCGACGAGTATGTCAACGACCAGGATAAGATA GTGACCTATAAATGGCTGAGCCTCACTCTTGGAGTCCATGTCAACACAGCCAAACA GATGCTCTACCATTATTTGGATCACAAGAGGAAGGAAAGTTCAGCTCAGCTCCATGCCACCTATCTCGTGTCGGGGAAGTTTGTGGACAACGGCCAGATG AGTCACAAGGTGTCAGTCGTCAAAGAGGACCAGTTGGAAg atttcaAATCCAAGATGAGCTTGATAGTCAGTGTCCACGTCTACAGTGTCCAGAAAGCTTTACTGAAAGACAGCGGCCCCCTCTACAGCGTTGACTATGATGCTGTGAAAGACAATCTGAAGAACTGCACCAA aTACAGTGCCATCCGCTGTGCCACTGCAGTGCCCATGTCGTctctggagctgcagcaggcaaGAGAAATCCAACGAGCTCCTGTACCAGAGCCCGAAAACAAAAAATCTGGCATGAATGGAGATGCTCATCATGCTTCAAAACCTCCCACCAAGCAACAGAAAGGCATCATGGGAATGTTTGGAAATAAGGCTGCTCCCAAGAACCAGGGCAGTAGCAAAGACGTCAAGTCGGAGCAGACAGAGGAAGCACCTGTG gTCGAAGCCTCCAAAAGCAAACCCGCCGCAAAAGCCAATCCAATGATGAACTTCTTTGGCAGTCAAGCAGCAA AGAAACCAGACAAAACTGTgaagcaggaggaaacagctccATCATCTTCCTCAGCACAGCAGCAGCGTCAGAGTTCACCGcctgaaagaaaacaagctgctgctgcagtggagcCACCGACAGACACCAAGAAAGACTCCAGGAG CAAAACAAAGCGAATTGAGGATTCTGACAGTGAGGACGAGAAAATGGACAAGAAAAAGAGGCGAAGGATTAAGAGGCCTGAACCAGACAGCAGTGATGAAGATG TCATTCCAGATTCTCCACAGCAGATGGAAACAAGAGAACCAACACCAAGTCCTAAGAAGGAGGTCGAGTCTGTTTCACAGTCACAC CAAGGGAACTCTGAAGTGAAAACGAGGAAGAGGAGACGAGTCCTGAAATCTCGTACCTTTTTAGACGATGAAGGATGCATAG tgacagagaaaggCTACGAGAGTGAATCGTACTCTGAAACAGAAGACGACTTTCAGGCCACCAAACAAGCTCCAAAAGATCCCGTCGCTGCAAAACCACCAGCAAGTACCAAACAGGATGAGAAGAGAAGTCAAAAGAAAGCGTCTGCAAATGCAAATAAAGGAAGTAAACAAGCTTCaattatgggatttttccaaAAGAAATAA